The Benincasa hispida cultivar B227 chromosome 11, ASM972705v1, whole genome shotgun sequence genome has a segment encoding these proteins:
- the LOC120089822 gene encoding NADH dehydrogenase [ubiquinone] 1 beta subcomplex subunit 8, mitochondrial — MAGRLSNLSSRILGGNGVVGRSIASSLRLRSGMGLPVGKHIVPDKPLPVNDELVWDNGTPFPEPCIDRIADTVGKYEALAWLCGGLGFFASLGFLAVWNDKASKIPFAPKVYPYDNLRVELGGEPEA; from the exons ATGGCAGGCAGGCTGAGCAATTTGAGTTCAAGGATCCTTGGAGGAAATGGCGTTGTTGGTCGCTCAATCGCTTCATCACTTCGACTTCGCTCCGGCATGGGCCTTCCTGTCGGCAAACACATCGTTCCGGACAAACCC CTACCTGTGAATGACGAACTGGTTTGGGATAATGGAACTCCTTTTCCCGAGCCCTGTATCGATCGCATTGCAGATACGGTTGGGAAG TACGAAGCCTTGGCTTGGTTATGTGGGGGATTGGGATTTTTTGCATCTCTGGGATTTTTGGCTGTATGGAACGATAAAGCGTCTAAGATACCATTT GCGCCAAAGGTGTATCCTTATGACAACCTAAGAGTGGAGCTTGGTGGAGAACCAGAAGCTTAG